Genomic window (Leptolyngbyaceae cyanobacterium):
ACGTTTGGCAGGTAAAATCGATGCTACTTCATTGAAAGAAAGCAACTTTTCTTTAATTTCATTTAACTCGCTTTCCGACACCAAATCGACTTTATTTAAAATAATCGTATCTGCTGTTTCGATTTGAATTCGATTTGTGTGACCGACTCGCGGATATTTGACCATTCCATCAGCATCAATTACCGTTACTACACCATCGAGTCGCACCCTTGGCAAACTTTCTTGAATATCAAAAACCAAAGCATCCGGTTCCGCAACTCCCGTAGTTTCTACTACTATTTGATCCGGATCGACCGCATCGATAATTTCATTTACCGCCGCTTCAAATTCTCCCAATAGGGAACAGCAAACGCAACCGCCGCCCAAGTCTGCCATTTGCACGTTTTTTCCGGCGATAATTTTACTATCGATCGCAATTTCGCCAAATTCATTCATCAAAATGGCAATCTTTTTCGGAACTGTATCCAAAATGTGACGCAGCAGCGTAGTTTTCCCGCTACCGAGTGGCCCTGTAATGACTGTTAGCGGCGTGCGAACCTGCATAAATTATCCCTTGATATTTCCAATTGGCGAAAAGCGAACCACTTTTTTACAAAGTCCTGCTAACTCAGTTGCTTCAATCACATCATCGATATCTTTGTAAGCACCACCAGCTTCTTCAGCTAATCCCGCCCAAGAGGTTGTGCGAATATAAATTCCCTTATTTTCTAACTCTTTTTGCAGTTTTTGTCCTTGCCAAGTTTTCCGCGCTTTAGTACGACTCATCGTTCTACCACTACCATGTGCGGTACTAAAAAAAGTTTGAGCACCACTGGCGACACCTGTTAACAAATAAGACCCAGTTTCCATACTGCCGCCGATGATTACTGGTTGACCAACTGCTTGATAACGTGCGGGAACATCTGCCATACCAGGGCCAAAAGCACGAGTAGAACCTTTGCGATGAACTAATAGCGATCGCATTTTTCCATCTACTAAATGCTCTTCCAATTTAGCAGTATTATGAGCCACATCGTAAACCATGTGCATTCCCAAATCCTCTGCCGAAGTGCCGAATATTTCCGAAAACACTTCTCGGATGC
Coding sequences:
- a CDS encoding GTP-binding protein; the encoded protein is MQVRTPLTVITGPLGSGKTTLLRHILDTVPKKIAILMNEFGEIAIDSKIIAGKNVQMADLGGGCVCCSLLGEFEAAVNEIIDAVDPDQIVVETTGVAEPDALVFDIQESLPRVRLDGVVTVIDADGMVKYPRVGHTNRIQIETADTIILNKVDLVSESELNEIKEKLLSFNEVASILPAKRCQVDPDLLFGIGRERVQPHPHHVHQPEFDSFSYKTDANFNRQCFEDFADNLGSDVYRAKGFVRFDSEIYLFNFVAGRWDLEVFEQEATELVFIGKQVNEKKADILNRLKLCEQ